In Vicingus serpentipes, the DNA window GGTATTAATATAAAATTTCTATCTTGAATAAAAGGATGTGGTATTTTTAAATGAGGTGAATCAATAATTTCACTTCCGTAAAATAAAATATCAATATCAATTACTCTTTCTCCCCATTTTTTTCCAGTCCTGATTCTTCCTAATTCAATCTCTAATGCTAAAATTAACTCTAAACATTTTTCAGGCTTATACTCGGTTTCTATTTCTAAAATTTGGTTTAAAAAGTCTGGTTGATTTTCTACTCCCCATGCTGCAGTAGCGTATAAAG includes these proteins:
- the folK gene encoding 2-amino-4-hydroxy-6-hydroxymethyldihydropteridine diphosphokinase: MALTIDKRINNTLILSLGGNVGDVKALFIKAISRVEEELGTIVKKSSLYATAAWGVENQPDFLNQILEIETEYKPEKCLELILALEIELGRIRTGKKWGERVIDIDILFYGSEIIDSPHLKIPHPFIQDRNFILIPLAEICSDLIHPQLDRLISVLKNECNDPLEVTKVF